DNA sequence from the Longimicrobium sp. genome:
AGCCTTGTCGATGTTGTCGAAGCTCACGAAGTCGGCCAGCCCCTTCGCCGCCTGGATCCGCGTGATCGCGGCGGTCAGCGTGGTCTTGCCGTGGTCGACGTGGCCGATGGTGCCCACGTTCACGTGCGGCTTGGTGCGCTCGAACTTAGCCTTGGCCATGATCCGTTTGTGATCCCGATGCCGAGTGGTTGTACGGTAAGGCGAGGCGCTCAGGAGCTCGCGATGGGACTCGAACCCATGGCCTCTTCCTTACCAAGGAAGTGCTCTGCCGGCTGAGCTACGCGAGCCCGACCCCCGTCCCCGGGCCTTCGCCCGGAAGCGAACAGGAGACCTTGCCGCGTCCTTTCTCGGCAAGGTCTCGTGACGGTTCGGTGCTTCCGCCGGCGGGACGCGGCTTCGCGCGGGTAGCCGAAATACCGGGCCCGTGCGATGGGTACACTTTTCCCGGCGGAACGCAAGACGTGGAAGTTATCGAGGCTCCCCGCCCCCGTCAAGCCCTCCTCGCCGATGTCCTGGTGTGCGGACGTATACCCCCGCTGCCCCTCCCGGTTCGCGCGCCTTCCGCCCGGACGGGGCGAAGCCGCATGCCCCGGTGTCGAGCGCAGCTTTCCGAAGAGGGAGGTGTGGACAATCCCGCGAGCGGTCGCGCACCCGCCGCTTGACGGCGCCCATTTCCCGGCCTTGATTCAGACACCGCCGCGTCCCGCGGCGGGGAAAACCCATCCTGGAGATCGAACCATGAAGAAGCTGTCCCTGAACCTGGATGCGCTGTGCGTCGAGAGCTTCGAGACGCTGGAGGCCTCGGCCGAGCGCGGCACCGTGGCGGCGAACGCGCCCACCAACGGCCGCACCTGCCCCGCCACCTGCTACACCTGCGGCGTCAACCCCAACACCACCAACACCGCCCGGCTCGACGCGCCGACCGTCGACTGCCCGCTCTGCGTCTGATCGCCGCGTAGCTGCATTCGCGGGAGGAAGGGCGCGCGGTCCGGTTCGCCGGGCCGCGCGCCCTCTTCGCATTCCCCCACTCCGTCGCCTGGTCCTCTCCCCATCCCCCCTGCGCCACCCTGCCGTAGCAGAATCGCACCTTTCCTGCACATTTCGCGAGGAGATGATAAAGTCTCTTGACGCGCGACGAATTCGCACGATTATGGGAGGTATCGTTGGAATCGTCCGCGCCTCAGGCGTGCGTGATGCGCCGGTTGCGGATTCGATCCTACGTTCACTTTATGCCGCGGCGAGCACAGAATTCGGTCCATTGCGGCTGCCGGACCGCGGGGTGGACGCTCCATCCCGCGACGCCCCAAACCGGGCACCCCACCAGAACTGAGACGGAGGCGAGGATGAAGAAGCTGTCGCTGAACCCCGAGGCGCTGCGGGTGGAGAGCTTCGCGACCGCCGCGGACGTGCCCGGGCGCGGGACGGTGCGCGCGAACGCCTACACCGACCCCGACTACCCGAGCTGCGCCCGCACCTGCGGCGCCAGCCCGCCGCCCGACACGGAGATCTGCGGCTGGGGGCTCCGCCCGACGCTCAAGGCCTGCTGCCTCTGATCCCACGCGGAAGCCGCCTCCGCGCCGGCCGGCGCGGGGGCGGTGCCCGTTTCACCCCCGGAGGAGCCGATGAAGAAGCTGAGCCTGCACCCGGACGAGCTGCGCGTCGAGAGCTTCGACACGGCCGTGCCCGAGCAGGCGCGGGGCACGGTGCGCGCCCACGCGCCGACGGACTGCTGCACCATCAGCTGCGGCGGCACCTGCGGCAACCCGCCGGCCAGCGACCGCTGGAACGACGACGAAGCGGCGGCCTACCGCACCCTGGCCAAGTGCTGCGTCTGACCGGGCGCTCCGGGCCGCTGCCGAACCCGCGGGGAGCGGCCTTCCCACCCACCCGATCCGGAGAGAGCCGATGAGCGAACCGAGCCTGAACCCCGACGACCTGTACGTGGAGAGCTTCGAGACCACCGCGCCCGGGGCCGAGAGCCCGCCCGCCGGGATGAAGACGTACGAGCCCGGCTGCACCACCCCGGAGCTTTGCCCGATCGGGTACGCGGCCCCGATGAAGACGTACGAGCCGGGGTGCACCACCCCCGACCTCTGCCCGATCGGATAGCGGCCGCGCGGCGGGCGCGGCCTTCTTCCCCCCTCACCCGGAGGCGACCATGAAGAGCCGGAAGCTGGGCCTGGACCTGAGCGAGCTGAAGGTGGAGACGTTCGAGACCGGAGAGGACGGGGCGGCGCGCCGCGGCACGGTCAGGCTGAACCAGCTGACGCCGGAGCCGTGCTGCACCTGGAGCTGCGGCGGCACCTGCGGCGCCCAGCCCGACACCACCCTCGTGAAGGAGGGCTACACCAAGCCGCTGAGCTGCTACCCGCAGCAGTGCTGCGTCTGAGAGCACACTCGCCACCCGCCGCTTCCGCGCGGGGCCACGCGGGAGGCGGCCCGTTCTCCTGGCCAGGAGGGTGAAGCCATGAAGAAGCTGAACCTGAAGCTGGACGAGCTGAAGGTGGAGACCTTCGAGACGGGCGTGAGCGAATCGCTCCGCGGCACCGTCAGGATGAACCAGCAGCAGACCAACGAGCCGTGCTGCACCTGGAGCTGCGGCGGCACCTGCGGCGCCGCGCCCGACACCACGTTCCTCAAGGGCACGCCGGCGGTGGACGACGTCGCCTTCCGCACCTTCAACAAGTGCTGCGTCTGACGCCCGGCGCCAACCGTCCCCGGAGCGGCCGCGCGGCCCGCTCCGGGGCGGACACCCATCCCGGCCGCGCCCCAGCCCACCCATGGAGACCCGATGAAGAAGATCCGCAAGTTGAGCCTGGACGTGTCCGAGCTGCGCGTCGAGAGCTTCGAGACCGCCGACGGCGGGGCCGCCCCGCGGGGGACGGTGCGCGCCAACGCGTGCAGCGACTTCTGCAGCGGCAGCTGCGAGCCCACCTGCGGGATCGTCATGGAGAGCGCCGACTGCAGCACCGAGATCCCTGCTTTCAAGACGGGGGACGGCGACTACACCGGCTGCCTCCCCTGCTGCGTCTGACACGACGCGGCGATCCCGTTCCACCCGCCCTGGAGAGAAGTGATGAAGAAGAAGCTGAGCCTGGACCCGGCCGAGCTGCGCGTCGAGAGCTTCGAGACGCGCAGCGCGGCGGCGGAGCCGAAGGGCACCGTGCGCGCCCACGAAGTCACCGAGTACACCTGCGGGCAGCCGGCCCCCACCTCGGACCCCGACGCCTGCACCGCGCTGGTGCTGCGCCCGACCCGGATCGAGATGACCGTCTGCGTCCCCTGCTGCGTCTGACGCGCGCCGGGACGCGTACCGGAAGCGAGGAGCCGGATCGTCGCCCGATCCGGCTCCTCGCGCCGTCCGTCCGGGCCGCGGTCAGGGATTGCCGCCGCCCGACCCGCCCGACGAGCCTCCGCTCCCTCCGCCGCTCCCCCCGCCGTCCGCCGCGGGGACGTTCACGTCGACGTTGATGTCCTTGTCGCCGTCGCCGCCGCCGCGCAGGAACACGAACCACACCAGCAGCCCCACCAGCAGCAGCGCCAGCAGGCCCATCAGCAGCGTCCCGGCGCCGGTGCCGCCGTCGCCCGCCGGAGGCGGGTTGTTCACCTGTACGTCCGCCATCTCATCCTCCGGAGCACTGTCCCCGGGGCGGCTTCGGCCTTCGCCGGGCCGCGCCCGGAGAGCCACGGGGACTCGCGGGTCCCGGTGACCCTATTGCGCGCTTCGTGCCAGGAGGCGCGGAACGCGGCATCCTGTCGCGGCCGTGGCATGGCTCCGTGCGCGGGCGACGGCGGCCCACGCCCGCCGGCATCCTTCCCGAATCGCGGTCCGGCGCCGATATTGTCCCGTCTCCCGAACCGACATCACCCGTCCGCCCGGACCTCTCAGACCCGCATGCCTGAAGACGGCCAGAGCGCGGCCGCCACCCCCGACCGCGGCGAGTTGGCGGTGGTGCTCACCGGCGGCGGCGCCCGCGGCGCCTACCAGGTGGGGATCCTGCGCCACCTCGCCCGGCGCTTCCCCGACCTGCACATCCCGATCATCACCGGCGTCTCGGCGGGGGCCATCAACGCCGCGCACCTGGCGCAGCACCACGGCACGCTGCCGCAGGCCGCCGACGAGCTGGCCGCGCTGTGGATGGAGCTCACCCCCGAGCGCATCTTCCGCGTCGACGTGCCGGCGCTCCTGGCCAACATGGGGCGCTGGGGGATGCAGCTGGCGGGCGGGGGCGTGCGCGAGTCGCGCGTGCGCGGGCTGGTGGACACCGCGCCGCTCTTCGAGCTGCTCAACGAGGCGCTCGCGCCGGTGGACGGCGAGCTGACGGGGATCGACTACAACCTGCACCGG
Encoded proteins:
- a CDS encoding GTP-binding protein, whose amino-acid sequence is MAKAKFERTKPHVNVGTIGHVDHGKTTLTAAITRIQAAKGLADFVSFDNIDKA